In a single window of the Anaerotruncus rubiinfantis genome:
- a CDS encoding DNA polymerase III subunit alpha — translation MGDFAHLHVHTEYSLLDGACRIERLIERAKALGQSSIAITDHGVMFGVIDFYKCAKKSGVKPVIGCEVYVAPRTRFDKVHKVDSSPYHLVLLCKDNTGYQNLIKMVSTGFVEGFYGKPRIDRDLLEKYHEGLICLSACLAGEMPRLLAAGDYEEAKKTALWYRDLFGPEDYFIEIQDHGIPLQRQILPDLRKLAQETGVGLVATNDAHYIEKEDAKMQSVLICIQTNTTVDEPGDLEFETEEFYIKSREEMEDLFKNFPGAIENTLKIAQRCNVEFEFGNTKLPLFVAPGGEDNRDYFRRLCYEGLRRYYGENPEPEIAQRLEYELGIVEKMGYVDYYLIVFDFINYAKSQGIPVGPGRGSGAGSLAAYCIGITGIDPIKYNLLFERFLNPERISMPDFDIDFCYERRQEVIDYVVQKYGPDHVAQIITFGTMAARGAIRDVGRALGMPYQQVDGIAKLVPNELKMTLDKAIKVSNDLKESMNQDPKVRQLLDMARKIEGMPRHASTHAAGVVITRDPVDTYVPLYKAEETMPVTEFTMTTLEELGLLKMDFLGLRTLTVISYAEKEVRKYSAGFNINEIPLDDPDTFAMLTKGQCVGVFQFESAGMRGVIAQLHPTSIEDLIAVISLYRPGPMDSIPIYIRNRHNPELVTYKHPLLKPILEVTHGCIVYQEQVMQICRELGGYSYGRADLVRRAMSKKKHDVMEKERGVFVEGCLKNGVSAEIANQIFDEMSSFASYAFNKSHAAAYAFVSYQTAYLKCHYPKEFMAALLTSVLDNTDKVIEYIGECGKLGIRVLPPDVNTSGEGFTVTEDGIRFGLLAVKNIGRGFIRELLAERENDGKFKTFTDFAERMYGKEMNKRAVESFIKSGALDCVCPNRHQMLEGYESVLDDIDAAQKRNIAGQINLFDAPAASAHREHVLPDVEELEPAKLLAMEKETTGLYISGHPLARYNDLIGRHHCTLVADISQSEERGSNIRDGETVYVAAIVNSKRLKSTRGGEMMAFIHLEDTTGGIEMLTFPKVLAQTSAKLTEGTVVVVRARVSMREEEEAKLICEDAWLPENFTRTPAQQKPAAGQKRSKNPGLYLRLESSETPVFERVKNLLSIFDGVNAVYFFFQDTGKYNVAAKTLWVDWNPVLERELKKLLGEANVVFRV, via the coding sequence ATGGGCGATTTTGCACATCTGCACGTACATACGGAATACAGCCTTTTGGACGGCGCCTGCCGGATTGAGCGGCTGATCGAACGCGCTAAAGCTCTGGGGCAAAGTTCGATCGCGATCACGGACCATGGTGTGATGTTCGGCGTGATCGATTTTTATAAGTGTGCGAAGAAAAGCGGCGTCAAGCCGGTGATTGGGTGTGAGGTGTATGTCGCGCCGCGCACCCGCTTTGACAAGGTGCATAAGGTGGATTCATCACCGTACCATCTGGTGCTGCTCTGTAAAGACAACACCGGCTATCAGAACCTGATCAAAATGGTCTCAACCGGTTTTGTGGAGGGCTTCTACGGCAAGCCCCGCATCGACCGCGATCTGCTCGAAAAATACCACGAGGGGCTGATCTGCCTGTCCGCCTGCCTGGCGGGAGAGATGCCCCGGCTGCTGGCCGCCGGGGATTACGAAGAAGCGAAGAAAACCGCCCTCTGGTACCGCGACCTGTTTGGACCGGAGGACTACTTTATCGAGATCCAGGATCATGGGATCCCGCTGCAGCGGCAGATCCTGCCGGACCTTCGGAAGCTCGCGCAGGAGACAGGCGTTGGGCTTGTGGCGACAAACGACGCGCATTATATCGAAAAAGAGGACGCCAAGATGCAAAGCGTCCTCATTTGTATCCAGACAAATACCACGGTGGACGAGCCAGGCGACCTGGAATTTGAAACCGAAGAGTTCTACATCAAATCTCGTGAGGAGATGGAGGATCTTTTCAAAAATTTTCCCGGCGCGATTGAAAACACCCTGAAGATAGCGCAGCGGTGCAACGTCGAATTTGAATTCGGCAATACCAAACTGCCGCTTTTTGTTGCGCCGGGTGGGGAAGACAACCGCGATTATTTCCGACGGCTTTGCTACGAAGGGCTGCGCCGTTACTATGGAGAAAACCCCGAGCCGGAGATCGCGCAGCGGCTGGAATATGAGCTCGGAATCGTCGAAAAGATGGGATATGTGGATTATTATCTCATCGTTTTCGATTTTATCAACTATGCGAAAAGCCAGGGCATCCCGGTTGGGCCGGGGCGCGGTTCGGGCGCGGGAAGCCTCGCGGCCTACTGCATCGGCATCACCGGAATCGACCCGATCAAATATAATCTGCTGTTCGAACGTTTTTTAAACCCGGAGCGGATCAGCATGCCCGACTTTGATATCGATTTCTGCTACGAACGGCGGCAGGAGGTCATCGACTATGTTGTGCAGAAGTACGGCCCCGATCATGTGGCGCAGATCATCACCTTTGGTACAATGGCCGCGCGCGGCGCGATCCGGGACGTGGGGCGCGCGCTCGGTATGCCGTATCAGCAGGTGGACGGCATCGCAAAACTGGTGCCCAACGAGCTCAAGATGACGCTTGATAAAGCGATTAAGGTTTCAAACGATCTCAAGGAGTCGATGAACCAAGACCCGAAGGTCCGCCAGCTGCTGGACATGGCGCGCAAGATCGAGGGTATGCCCCGCCACGCCTCAACCCATGCGGCCGGCGTGGTCATTACCCGTGACCCGGTGGACACCTATGTACCGCTTTACAAGGCGGAGGAGACGATGCCGGTCACCGAGTTCACCATGACGACGCTCGAAGAGCTGGGGCTGCTTAAAATGGACTTCCTGGGGCTTCGTACGCTGACGGTCATCAGCTATGCGGAAAAGGAAGTGCGCAAATACAGTGCAGGTTTCAATATCAATGAGATTCCATTGGACGACCCGGACACCTTCGCAATGCTCACAAAAGGGCAATGCGTAGGCGTCTTCCAGTTCGAGTCCGCGGGCATGCGGGGTGTGATCGCACAGCTGCACCCAACCTCGATCGAAGATCTCATAGCGGTCATTTCACTTTACCGGCCAGGCCCTATGGATTCGATCCCGATCTATATCCGCAACCGCCACAATCCCGAGCTTGTCACCTATAAACATCCGCTTTTAAAGCCAATCCTGGAAGTTACACACGGCTGCATTGTCTATCAGGAGCAGGTTATGCAGATCTGCCGTGAGCTTGGCGGCTATTCCTACGGCCGCGCCGATCTGGTGCGGCGCGCAATGAGTAAGAAAAAGCATGACGTGATGGAGAAGGAACGGGGAGTCTTTGTCGAGGGATGCCTGAAGAACGGCGTTTCTGCCGAAATTGCAAACCAGATTTTTGACGAGATGAGTTCGTTTGCGTCCTACGCATTCAATAAATCCCACGCGGCGGCCTACGCGTTTGTTTCCTATCAGACGGCGTACCTCAAATGCCATTATCCAAAGGAATTTATGGCGGCGCTGCTCACCAGCGTGCTCGACAATACCGACAAGGTGATCGAATATATCGGGGAATGCGGCAAGCTTGGCATCCGGGTGCTGCCGCCGGATGTGAATACATCGGGTGAAGGATTCACCGTGACGGAAGACGGGATCCGGTTCGGCCTGCTCGCGGTCAAGAATATCGGCCGCGGCTTTATCCGCGAGCTGCTTGCTGAGCGGGAAAATGACGGAAAGTTCAAAACCTTTACAGATTTTGCGGAGCGGATGTACGGCAAGGAAATGAACAAGCGCGCTGTTGAGAGCTTCATCAAGTCGGGCGCGCTCGACTGTGTCTGTCCGAACCGCCATCAGATGCTGGAAGGTTATGAAAGCGTGCTGGATGACATCGATGCGGCGCAGAAGCGCAATATCGCGGGTCAGATCAATCTCTTTGATGCACCGGCGGCGAGCGCGCATCGGGAGCATGTGCTCCCGGATGTGGAGGAGCTGGAACCCGCGAAGCTGCTTGCAATGGAAAAAGAGACGACTGGCCTTTATATCAGCGGGCATCCGTTGGCACGGTATAACGACCTGATTGGCCGGCATCACTGCACGTTGGTCGCGGATATTTCCCAGTCGGAGGAACGGGGCAGCAATATCCGCGATGGCGAAACGGTCTATGTCGCTGCGATCGTCAATTCCAAACGGCTCAAATCTACCCGCGGCGGAGAAATGATGGCCTTTATCCATCTGGAAGACACGACCGGCGGCATCGAAATGCTCACCTTCCCGAAAGTCCTGGCGCAGACCTCCGCAAAGCTTACGGAGGGAACGGTTGTGGTGGTGAGGGCCCGCGTTTCTATGCGGGAGGAGGAAGAAGCCAAGTTGATTTGCGAAGACGCCTGGCTGCCGGAAAACTTTACCCGCACGCCGGCGCAGCAAAAGCCCGCCGCAGGACAGAAACGCAGCAAAAACCCCGGGCTTTACCTGCGGTTGGAAAGCAGCGAAACGCCGGTTTTTGAAAGGGTGAAGAATCTGCTCTCCATCTTCGATGGAGTCAATGCGGTGTATTTCTTTTTTCAGGATACAGGAAAATATAATGTTGCGGCCAAGACGCTTTGGGTTGACTGGAATCCGGTATTGGAGCGGGAACTGAAAAAATTGTTGGGCGAAGCAAACGTAGTTTTCCGAGTATGA
- the pfkA gene encoding 6-phosphofructokinase has protein sequence MENRQKTIGVLTSGGDAPGMNAAVRSVVRSALYKNIRVIGIRRGYTGLLARDMVEMNLRSVCDTLHRGGTVLYTARCPEFATDEGVELGKQVCEEIGIDGLVVIGGDGSFRGARDLSLKGIPCIGIPGTIDNDIASSDYTVGFDTAVNTVMDMVDKLRDTSQSHDRCSVVEVMGRRCGDIALHAGIACGAVAILVPEMPFTIEGIVEKMQRTLRTGKKHFIVMVAEGVTHAGGIGSVHDLAEEIEKRTGVETRATVLGHVQRGGAPTARERVLASEMGFHAVELLEQGIGNRVVISHENKIVDYDILEALNMKKDFNKRLYEIADAISI, from the coding sequence ATGGAAAACAGGCAAAAGACGATTGGTGTTTTAACGAGCGGCGGCGACGCACCGGGTATGAATGCGGCAGTCCGGTCGGTTGTCCGAAGCGCACTTTACAAGAATATCCGTGTCATTGGTATCCGGCGCGGATATACCGGCCTTTTGGCGCGCGACATGGTGGAAATGAACCTGCGCAGCGTCTGCGATACGCTGCACCGCGGCGGCACTGTGCTCTACACTGCACGCTGTCCGGAATTTGCAACTGATGAGGGCGTGGAGCTTGGCAAGCAGGTCTGCGAGGAGATCGGTATTGACGGCCTTGTCGTCATCGGCGGTGACGGTTCTTTCCGCGGCGCCCGCGACCTGTCGCTCAAAGGAATTCCCTGCATTGGTATTCCCGGTACCATCGATAATGACATCGCATCCAGTGACTATACAGTCGGTTTTGATACGGCGGTCAATACGGTCATGGATATGGTCGATAAACTGCGCGACACCTCCCAGTCCCACGACCGCTGTTCGGTCGTCGAGGTGATGGGCCGCCGCTGCGGCGACATTGCCCTGCACGCCGGTATCGCCTGCGGCGCGGTTGCGATTCTTGTGCCGGAGATGCCCTTCACCATAGAAGGCATTGTCGAAAAGATGCAGCGAACCCTGCGTACCGGAAAAAAGCACTTCATTGTCATGGTTGCGGAAGGAGTGACCCATGCGGGTGGCATCGGCTCGGTGCATGATCTTGCTGAGGAGATTGAGAAACGCACCGGCGTGGAAACCCGCGCGACTGTTCTGGGGCATGTGCAGCGCGGCGGCGCACCGACCGCCCGGGAACGTGTGCTCGCGAGCGAAATGGGCTTTCATGCGGTTGAGCTGCTGGAACAGGGTATCGGAAACCGTGTCGTGATCAGCCACGAAAATAAGATTGTCGATTATGATATTCTGGAAGCGCTGAATATGAAAAAAGATTTTAATAAGCGCCTTTACGAGATTGCGGACGCCATCTCGATTTGA
- the ispD gene encoding 2-C-methyl-D-erythritol 4-phosphate cytidylyltransferase, with product MFWKKALEKPYVACIVPAAGNSTRMNGIDKQFEEIEGMPVIVRTLQALSWSDWIDEIVIVARQADIPDMLALIRAYAIPKVRSVVTGGDTRRKSVECGLAAVSEQTQYIAVHDGARPLVPQQVIADAVMDAFRCGAAAAAVPVVDTIKVADADRKIVDTPDRRRLYAVQTPQVFEIARYRQAVREAKGDFTDDCQMLESIGQPVYLTKGDYINLKITTPVDLLTAQAIVLAQEGERL from the coding sequence ATGTTTTGGAAGAAAGCGCTGGAAAAGCCATATGTCGCCTGCATTGTCCCAGCGGCGGGAAATTCGACCCGCATGAATGGGATTGACAAGCAGTTCGAGGAAATTGAAGGCATGCCGGTCATTGTGCGTACGCTGCAGGCGCTCTCCTGGAGCGACTGGATCGATGAGATTGTCATCGTAGCGCGGCAGGCGGACATCCCGGATATGCTCGCGCTGATCCGCGCTTATGCGATCCCAAAGGTCCGATCGGTCGTGACAGGTGGAGACACCCGCCGCAAGTCGGTCGAATGCGGGCTGGCGGCGGTGAGCGAGCAGACACAGTATATTGCCGTCCACGACGGCGCGCGGCCGCTGGTGCCGCAGCAGGTGATCGCGGATGCGGTGATGGACGCTTTTCGCTGCGGCGCGGCTGCGGCCGCGGTGCCGGTGGTGGATACAATCAAGGTTGCGGACGCGGACCGCAAAATCGTCGACACGCCGGACAGAAGGCGGCTATACGCGGTACAGACGCCGCAGGTGTTTGAGATTGCGCGTTACCGGCAGGCTGTGCGGGAGGCAAAGGGCGATTTCACTGACGACTGCCAGATGCTGGAATCGATCGGGCAGCCGGTTTATCTGACCAAGGGAGACTACATAAACCTGAAAATTACGACGCCGGTCGACCTGCTGACAGCGCAGGCGATCGTACTGGCACAAGAGGGAGAACGGTTATGA
- the ispF gene encoding 2-C-methyl-D-erythritol 2,4-cyclodiphosphate synthase → MRIGHGYDAHRLLEGRKLVLGGVEIPYEKGLLGHSDADVLTHAVMDAILGALAMGDIGTLFPDSDPSYKDADSVRLLTKVRMLMEQMGWQLGNLDVTVIAQAPKLKPYISQMREIIAQTCAAQLADVNIKATTEEKMGFTGSGEGISAHAVCILEAAGDSLQTGR, encoded by the coding sequence ATGCGGATTGGACATGGATACGACGCACATCGGCTGTTGGAAGGCCGGAAGCTGGTTCTCGGCGGGGTTGAAATCCCATATGAAAAAGGACTGCTCGGGCATTCGGACGCGGACGTGCTGACCCACGCGGTGATGGATGCGATCCTCGGCGCGCTGGCAATGGGGGATATCGGTACGCTATTCCCGGACAGTGATCCGTCCTATAAGGATGCGGACAGCGTCCGCCTGCTCACAAAGGTGCGGATGCTGATGGAACAGATGGGCTGGCAGCTCGGTAATCTCGACGTGACGGTCATTGCGCAGGCGCCGAAGCTGAAGCCGTATATTTCGCAGATGCGGGAAATCATCGCACAAACCTGCGCCGCACAGCTTGCGGATGTGAACATCAAAGCGACGACCGAGGAAAAGATGGGTTTTACCGGCAGCGGCGAAGGAATTTCGGCGCACGCGGTCTGCATTCTGGAGGCGGCGGGGGATTCGCTTCAAACAGGCCGGTAG
- a CDS encoding DUF3343 domain-containing protein — protein MANIDHPLLVVRSITNAMRGQKILEQNGIPAYVQRNTLPSSKQGCGYALKITGSVEKAVNLLAAADIKVTEIQGG, from the coding sequence ATGGCAAATATAGATCATCCGCTTTTGGTGGTGCGTTCGATCACCAACGCGATGAGAGGACAGAAGATACTGGAACAGAACGGAATCCCGGCCTATGTGCAGCGCAATACCCTGCCAAGCAGCAAACAGGGCTGCGGCTATGCCCTGAAGATCACCGGCAGCGTGGAGAAGGCGGTCAATCTGCTCGCTGCCGCTGACATCAAGGTGACTGAGATACAGGGAGGTTAA
- a CDS encoding aminotransferase class V-fold PLP-dependent enzyme, with amino-acid sequence MTYFDNAATTFPKPLAVKAAVDQALVRYGANPGRSGHDLSVETAEQVFGVRTKAAAFFGAADESQIVFTQNCTYAVNIVIKGLLCHGDHVIISDLEHNAVLRPVHALATRGVITYSMAKTSLDDEETVDAFRRLIRPETRAIITTHASNVFGVKIPIEKLAVLARQYGLYFIVDAAQTAGVEPIDVSGMGIDFLCTAGHKSLYGPTGTGLLITALGSRLTPLAEGGTGSVSADYNQPDFMPDRHESGTLNTVGILGLGAGIDFVNRHGIGRIAHYETMVARCIYDEISTEPNVVLYTPAPQQGVNLPVLSFNIKGKSSEETTGLLNQAGFALRGGLHCAPSAHEKYGTLDGGTARISVGAFNTVEQGYDLACAIKRIARAGG; translated from the coding sequence ATGACCTATTTTGACAACGCCGCTACAACCTTCCCAAAACCGCTTGCTGTCAAGGCGGCTGTCGACCAGGCTCTGGTGCGGTACGGCGCGAACCCGGGCCGCAGCGGACATGACCTTTCGGTGGAAACGGCCGAACAGGTATTTGGGGTGCGCACCAAAGCGGCCGCTTTCTTCGGCGCGGCGGATGAATCGCAGATCGTTTTTACCCAGAACTGCACCTACGCGGTCAACATCGTGATCAAGGGACTTCTCTGCCATGGCGATCATGTGATCATCTCGGATCTCGAACACAATGCCGTCCTGCGTCCGGTGCACGCGCTGGCGACCCGTGGGGTCATCACCTACAGTATGGCAAAAACCTCGCTCGACGACGAGGAAACGGTCGACGCTTTCCGGCGGCTGATCCGTCCGGAAACAAGGGCGATCATCACAACGCACGCGTCGAATGTGTTTGGCGTTAAAATACCGATTGAAAAGCTGGCGGTTCTCGCGCGGCAATATGGGTTATACTTTATCGTGGATGCCGCGCAGACGGCAGGCGTGGAACCGATCGACGTGTCCGGCATGGGAATCGATTTTCTCTGTACCGCCGGGCATAAAAGTCTCTACGGCCCGACCGGAACCGGGCTGCTCATCACCGCGCTCGGAAGCCGGCTTACACCGTTGGCGGAAGGCGGCACAGGCAGCGTTTCGGCGGACTATAACCAGCCGGATTTCATGCCGGACCGGCACGAATCCGGCACGCTCAACACGGTCGGCATCCTTGGGCTTGGCGCGGGGATTGACTTTGTAAACCGTCACGGAATCGGGCGCATCGCGCATTATGAAACAATGGTCGCACGGTGTATCTATGATGAAATCAGTACGGAACCGAATGTGGTTCTTTATACGCCCGCGCCGCAGCAAGGTGTGAACCTGCCTGTTTTAAGCTTCAATATCAAAGGAAAGTCTTCAGAGGAGACGACCGGGCTCTTAAACCAGGCGGGCTTTGCGCTGCGCGGCGGACTGCACTGCGCGCCGTCCGCGCATGAAAAGTACGGCACGCTTGACGGCGGAACCGCGCGGATCAGCGTTGGGGCGTTCAATACGGTGGAGCAGGGATACGACCTGGCTTGCGCGATCAAACGGATTGCGCGTGCGGGTGGGTAA
- the cdaA gene encoding diadenylate cyclase CdaA: MTRFLYLMDTFRTIHWYDILDILIVAYLIYQAIKLVRETRAAQLVKGIGALLALNLLADKVGLQTMSFLMSNILQIGLFALVVVFQPELRRALEQVGRTRISKLNVFSQGLNEQQTREGWRKFIAALVDEAASLSRQKIGALVVIEQKTKLGDIIKTGTIIDSAPTPELIGNIFFPNSPLHDGAMIVRDGRLYAAGCFLPLSDNSEISRELGTRHRAALGMSEASDAIIVVVSEETGLITVCQNGRLERGYSLPRLEELLKNTLIPEKAVSEPSEKKFELWKGKKK, from the coding sequence ATGACAAGATTCCTCTACCTGATGGATACTTTCCGGACGATCCATTGGTACGATATTTTAGATATCCTCATCGTTGCATATTTGATTTATCAGGCGATCAAGCTTGTGCGCGAGACACGCGCCGCCCAGCTGGTCAAGGGCATCGGGGCGCTGCTCGCGCTCAATCTGCTTGCGGACAAGGTTGGACTGCAGACGATGAGTTTTCTCATGTCCAATATCCTGCAGATTGGGCTGTTCGCGCTGGTGGTTGTGTTCCAGCCGGAACTGCGCCGCGCGCTGGAGCAAGTTGGGCGTACCCGGATTTCGAAACTGAATGTGTTCTCCCAGGGCCTTAACGAGCAGCAGACCAGAGAGGGCTGGCGCAAATTCATCGCGGCGCTTGTGGATGAGGCGGCTTCACTTTCCCGCCAGAAGATCGGCGCGCTGGTGGTCATCGAACAGAAAACCAAACTTGGGGACATCATCAAGACCGGTACCATCATTGATTCCGCGCCCACACCGGAGCTCATCGGGAATATCTTTTTCCCGAATTCCCCGCTGCATGACGGCGCGATGATTGTGCGTGACGGCCGGCTTTACGCGGCCGGATGCTTTCTGCCGCTTTCCGATAATTCAGAGATCAGCCGGGAGCTGGGGACCCGCCACCGCGCCGCGCTCGGCATGAGCGAAGCCAGCGACGCAATCATTGTGGTCGTTTCAGAGGAGACAGGGCTGATTACCGTCTGCCAAAACGGACGGTTGGAACGCGGCTACAGCCTGCCGCGGCTGGAGGAGCTGCTCAAAAACACGTTGATCCCGGAGAAGGCTGTTTCTGAACCTTCCGAAAAGAAATTTGAACTGTGGAAGGGGAAGAAAAAATGA
- a CDS encoding CdaR family protein produces the protein MKISFSKLFDNKRFLMFFSLALAIIAWLITVTAINPNTRDEIDGIEVNIAEAPTTVAILEPLNLNIVEGAFATVSAVVEGPRYIVGGLSGSDIDVVAELSGISSYGTYDVKLSGSDKFGKGFTVLEIKPKTIQIRVDRKATKKFSISSDIEGLKVPDGYIRSDVVVSPKEVTITGPEADVNRIDKCVAAAVFDEPLTANRTVKSDIMLYDSEGNEIDKSLLTMDPVSVDITVPVLKKKNLPVKFEYLYLPKGMPRDPLDYTLSEGSIEVAGPANMVDLYEDLNIGYVDFSEITKDKVFVFPVELPSGFINLEDVTRISLSFDTENMVTGDFAVTNIKATNVPVNYEVTVETPRITGVHMIGEAEIMETLTSDDLVAEVDISDREITPGPYNLPVRISAPSKGIVWATGEYTAVVTIKEK, from the coding sequence ATGAAAATAAGTTTTTCCAAGCTGTTTGACAACAAACGGTTTTTGATGTTTTTTTCCCTGGCTCTGGCAATTATCGCCTGGCTCATCACCGTTACGGCGATCAATCCGAACACGCGCGATGAAATCGACGGAATTGAGGTCAACATCGCGGAAGCCCCCACCACCGTGGCCATTTTGGAACCGCTCAACCTGAACATTGTGGAAGGCGCTTTTGCCACTGTTTCGGCAGTGGTCGAAGGGCCGCGGTATATCGTGGGCGGTTTGTCGGGATCGGATATCGATGTGGTGGCCGAGCTTTCCGGCATCAGCAGTTATGGCACCTACGACGTGAAGCTTTCCGGAAGCGACAAGTTCGGCAAGGGTTTCACCGTGCTGGAGATAAAGCCAAAAACCATCCAAATCCGGGTTGACCGCAAAGCAACCAAAAAATTCTCGATCTCCTCGGATATTGAAGGACTGAAGGTGCCGGATGGATATATCCGTTCGGATGTGGTTGTGAGCCCGAAGGAGGTCACGATCACCGGTCCGGAGGCGGATGTCAATCGGATTGATAAATGTGTGGCGGCAGCGGTCTTTGACGAGCCGCTGACCGCGAACCGGACGGTTAAGAGTGATATCATGCTTTACGACAGTGAGGGAAACGAGATCGATAAATCTCTGCTGACGATGGACCCGGTGTCGGTGGATATTACTGTTCCAGTGCTCAAGAAGAAGAACCTGCCGGTTAAGTTTGAGTACCTCTATCTGCCGAAGGGTATGCCGCGGGACCCGCTCGATTATACCCTTTCGGAGGGGTCCATCGAGGTTGCCGGGCCGGCAAATATGGTTGATCTCTATGAGGATCTCAATATCGGCTATGTCGATTTCAGCGAGATCACCAAGGATAAGGTCTTTGTATTCCCGGTGGAATTGCCGAGCGGCTTTATCAATCTGGAGGACGTTACCCGCATCAGCCTCTCGTTTGACACGGAGAATATGGTGACCGGAGATTTTGCGGTGACCAACATCAAAGCGACTAATGTTCCGGTCAACTATGAAGTCACAGTTGAAACGCCGCGAATCACCGGCGTTCATATGATCGGCGAAGCGGAGATTATGGAGACGCTCACCTCTGACGACCTGGTCGCGGAGGTCGACATCTCCGACCGCGAGATTACGCCGGGACCATATAACCTCCCGGTGCGCATTTCGGCTCCAAGCAAGGGGATTGTCTGGGCCACCGGTGAGTATACCGCGGTTGTGACCATCAAGGAAAAATAA
- a CDS encoding NAD(P)/FAD-dependent oxidoreductase — MAVIISGIVTGLTEDPSAAIVKARKRLGIQESDVKESCIVKTSLDARKQSDIHFVHSVALTLYADEAKVSARAADKQVALREEQPLEVTVGNRPLPHRPVIAGFGPAGMFAGLLLARYGYRPLILERGDEISRRVQAVETFWATGKLDPDTNVQFGEGGAGTFSDGKLTTRIGDPKCSWVVREFVRFGAPPEILQKAKPHIGTDRLREVVGRIRSEILSLGGEIRFRTPLTGLRVRNGSVTAALTPEGEIPTGIVILATGHSARDTFRMLYENGFAMEPKPFSVGVRVEHLQSEIDRGLYGKLAGHPVLPVGEYQLSHRRNGRGVYTFCMCPGGVVVPAASETGMAVTNGMSYFARDGKNANAAVAVAVTPGDYGRGALDGVCFQQELERRAFQAAGGGYRAPAQDAAHFLNSKPGLTIGRVQPTYARGVEPCDFSDLFPGFVTEMLRLGLQNFNAKLPGFAAPDTLLTGVETRTSSPVRILRGEDCQSLSAKGLYPCAEGAGYAGGIMSAAVDGLRVSQAVIAQAAPAAGE; from the coding sequence ATGGCAGTCATCATAAGCGGAATTGTCACCGGCCTTACCGAAGACCCATCCGCCGCAATCGTCAAAGCCCGTAAGCGACTGGGAATACAGGAGAGCGATGTCAAGGAAAGCTGTATCGTCAAAACATCGCTTGACGCGCGCAAACAAAGTGATATCCATTTTGTCCATTCGGTCGCGCTCACGCTTTATGCGGATGAGGCGAAAGTGTCCGCGCGCGCGGCGGATAAACAGGTCGCCCTGCGTGAAGAGCAGCCGCTCGAAGTTACGGTGGGGAATCGACCGCTGCCGCACCGGCCGGTGATAGCCGGGTTTGGTCCGGCCGGAATGTTCGCTGGTCTGCTGCTCGCACGGTACGGATACCGCCCGCTGATTCTCGAACGTGGAGATGAAATCAGCCGCCGGGTGCAGGCGGTCGAAACTTTCTGGGCAACCGGGAAGCTCGATCCGGACACGAATGTGCAGTTTGGGGAAGGCGGTGCCGGAACCTTCTCAGACGGCAAGCTCACCACCCGTATCGGCGACCCGAAATGCTCCTGGGTGGTGCGGGAATTTGTTCGGTTCGGCGCGCCGCCCGAGATTTTGCAGAAGGCAAAGCCGCACATCGGCACCGACCGCCTGCGGGAGGTCGTCGGGCGCATCCGGTCGGAAATCCTTTCACTCGGCGGGGAAATCCGCTTTCGTACGCCGCTCACTGGGCTGCGGGTGCGAAATGGCTCGGTTACGGCAGCGCTCACGCCGGAGGGGGAAATTCCCACCGGGATTGTGATCCTTGCAACCGGACACAGCGCGCGGGATACTTTCCGGATGCTTTATGAAAACGGCTTTGCCATGGAGCCGAAGCCGTTTTCGGTCGGTGTGCGGGTTGAACACCTGCAAAGCGAGATCGACCGTGGTCTGTATGGAAAGCTCGCCGGCCATCCGGTATTGCCGGTGGGAGAATACCAGCTTTCGCACCGCAGGAACGGGCGCGGCGTTTATACCTTCTGTATGTGTCCAGGTGGCGTGGTGGTGCCCGCCGCATCGGAAACGGGCATGGCCGTGACCAATGGGATGAGTTATTTTGCACGCGATGGGAAAAACGCAAACGCGGCGGTCGCGGTCGCGGTCACACCGGGTGATTACGGTCGCGGCGCGCTCGACGGCGTGTGTTTCCAGCAGGAACTGGAACGCCGGGCATTTCAGGCGGCCGGGGGAGGCTACCGCGCGCCGGCGCAGGACGCGGCACATTTTTTGAACAGCAAACCGGGCCTTACAATCGGGCGGGTACAGCCGACCTATGCGCGCGGCGTGGAGCCTTGCGATTTTTCGGATCTTTTTCCCGGATTTGTGACGGAAATGCTGCGGCTCGGACTTCAAAACTTTAACGCCAAGCTGCCAGGTTTTGCCGCGCCGGATACGCTGCTCACCGGTGTGGAAACACGGACCTCCTCACCAGTGCGGATCTTGCGGGGGGAGGACTGCCAGTCACTGTCCGCAAAAGGGCTTTATCCCTGTGCAGAGGGCGCCGGATATGCGGGCGGTATCATGAGCGCGGCAGTGGACGGACTGCGGGTGTCGCAGGCGGTCATTGCGCAAGCGGCGCCTGCGGCAGGGGAATAA